The following proteins come from a genomic window of Paucimonas lemoignei:
- a CDS encoding CigR, with protein MKLPNRLIAGLGVLLISTSGLLQAAPPDQRGGPDDNRQGQQQGPGPQGKGGHVQGNQGQGQPGRGNDNRPPQPAHQDNRGGNRPPENFDSVRNTIQQHRDVIGRGQPLPPNIHVVKGRPLPPGYGKRLDSRSLQHLPRYEGYEWRRMGTDVVLIAVGTGIVYAILDGVLN; from the coding sequence ATGAAACTGCCGAACCGTTTGATTGCCGGGCTGGGTGTCTTGTTGATCAGCACCAGCGGCCTGTTGCAGGCAGCACCGCCGGATCAGCGCGGTGGCCCTGACGACAATCGTCAGGGTCAACAGCAAGGCCCGGGCCCGCAAGGCAAGGGCGGTCATGTGCAGGGCAATCAGGGGCAAGGTCAGCCAGGCCGTGGCAACGATAATCGCCCACCGCAACCAGCGCACCAGGACAACCGTGGCGGGAATCGCCCGCCGGAGAACTTCGACAGCGTGCGCAACACCATCCAGCAGCATCGCGATGTGATCGGTCGCGGCCAGCCGCTACCGCCGAACATTCACGTCGTCAAAGGTCGCCCGCTGCCACCGGGTTACGGCAAACGCCTGGACAGCCGCTCGCTGCAACACCTGCCTCGTTACGAAGGGTACGAGTGGCGCCGTATGGGCACTGACGTGGTGCTGATCGCGGTCGGTACCGGGATTGTCTACGCGATTCTGGATGGCGTTTTGAACTGA
- a CDS encoding flavin and coenzyme A sequestration protein dodecin produces MTDHHTYKKVELVGSSTTTIEDAINNALAEASKSLKHMEWFEVAETRGHIEDGKVAHYQVTLKVGFRIANS; encoded by the coding sequence ATGACTGATCATCACACGTACAAGAAAGTTGAACTGGTTGGCTCGTCGACCACCACCATTGAAGACGCGATCAACAATGCTCTGGCTGAGGCCAGCAAAAGCCTCAAGCATATGGAGTGGTTTGAAGTCGCAGAAACACGCGGCCACATCGAAGACGGCAAGGTTGCCCATTACCAAGTCACGCTCAAAGTCGGTTTTCGCATTGCCAATAGCTGA
- a CDS encoding Protein of uncharacterised function (DUF1161) has product MKKFLLAVGLLSIAGTAMAAGKPCEELKAEIDAKLQAKGAASYTLEVVDKGSVTDKTVVGSCEGGAKEIVYQRG; this is encoded by the coding sequence ATGAAAAAATTTCTATTGGCGGTAGGTTTGTTGAGCATTGCCGGTACCGCCATGGCGGCCGGTAAGCCGTGTGAAGAGTTGAAGGCGGAAATCGATGCAAAGCTCCAGGCTAAAGGCGCTGCTTCCTACACGCTTGAAGTCGTCGATAAAGGCAGCGTGACCGACAAGACTGTTGTCGGCAGCTGTGAAGGCGGCGCCAAGGAAATCGTGTATCAGCGCGGCTGA
- a CDS encoding membrane protein — protein sequence MASTSLRKASLQSMEAEIESLLKSLEGLKSDASDESRKTLKNLKANAESALSHSRSLLSDVYEDVKVKTRETSVATRDYAQEHPWTTAGVAVGAVGLLAAYLLCKRGN from the coding sequence ATGGCTAGCACTTCACTTCGTAAAGCTTCGTTGCAAAGCATGGAAGCTGAAATCGAAAGTCTGCTCAAGTCGCTTGAAGGCTTGAAATCCGATGCTTCGGACGAATCGCGCAAAACCCTGAAGAATCTCAAAGCCAACGCTGAAAGCGCGCTGAGCCATTCGCGCAGCCTGCTCAGCGATGTCTACGAAGACGTCAAAGTCAAAACTCGTGAAACCAGCGTTGCCACCCGTGACTACGCTCAAGAGCACCCATGGACCACCGCCGGTGTAGCGGTTGGTGCTGTTGGCCTGCTGGCAGCTTACCTGCTGTGCAAACGCGGCAATTGA
- the gcvA_2 gene encoding regulatory protein LysR — translation MSRDLPPLNALRAFEAAARLNSVSQAAKQLHVTHGAVSRQLKVLEEHLGTALFVKEGRGLKLTDAGIRLRDASGDAFDRLRNVCAEISRGSADAPFVLGCSGSLLARWFIPRLGRLNADLPDLRLHLSAGEGDLDPRRPGLDALLVFAEPPWPADMQVFELAVERIGPVLSPHYARFPQLQAASTHDLLGETLLQTTSRPQAWPSWAQQNGIDAKALRYGQGFEHLYYLLEAAVAGLGVAIAPEPLVVDDLRAGRLVAPWGFSETPAQLALWVPKRAADGRAQSLANWLKNELRRSGRP, via the coding sequence ATGAGCCGCGATCTCCCACCGCTCAATGCATTGCGTGCCTTCGAAGCCGCTGCACGCCTCAATAGCGTAAGCCAGGCAGCGAAGCAGCTGCACGTGACCCACGGCGCAGTCAGCCGCCAGCTGAAAGTCCTTGAAGAGCACTTGGGTACGGCGCTGTTCGTCAAAGAAGGGCGTGGCCTTAAACTCACAGATGCAGGGATTCGGCTGCGCGACGCCAGTGGCGATGCTTTCGACCGGTTGCGTAACGTCTGCGCGGAGATCAGCCGGGGCAGCGCCGATGCGCCCTTCGTGCTCGGCTGTTCGGGGAGCTTGCTGGCGCGCTGGTTCATCCCTCGGTTAGGCCGTCTGAATGCGGATCTGCCGGACCTGCGGCTGCACCTGTCGGCGGGTGAAGGGGATCTTGATCCGCGCCGTCCAGGGCTGGATGCGCTGCTGGTGTTCGCCGAGCCGCCCTGGCCTGCGGACATGCAGGTGTTTGAACTGGCCGTCGAGCGGATCGGGCCAGTATTGAGCCCGCACTACGCGCGTTTCCCCCAACTGCAGGCCGCCTCTACGCATGATCTGCTTGGTGAAACGCTGCTGCAGACCACGTCGCGCCCTCAAGCCTGGCCCAGCTGGGCACAACAAAATGGCATCGACGCCAAAGCGCTGCGCTACGGGCAGGGTTTCGAGCATTTGTATTATTTGCTGGAAGCGGCCGTGGCAGGCCTGGGTGTAGCGATTGCCCCGGAACCCCTGGTCGTGGATGACTTGCGGGCGGGTCGCCTTGTTGCGCCATGGGGTTTCAGTGAAACCCCGGCGCAACTGGCGCTTTGGGTTCCCAAACGTGCCGCTGACGGGCGCGCTCAATCATTGGCCAATTGGCTAAAAAATGAGCTGAGACGTTCGGGCAGACCCTAG
- the gcvA_1 gene encoding regulatory protein LysR, with product MFESLGDMSLDLLRAFEAAARLRSFTAAAIELGTTQPAVSQQIKRLEEQLATRLFDRIYRGIELTEAGEVLFSHVQAGLQSMDAGLVAVTDQNQHEVLQVATDFAFAAYWLMPRLHRFHKANPDVDVSLVTSERSHSMLRADVDVAVLFGDGRFKQGESRWLFSEEVFPVCSPQLLAGREPPLPADVLREFPLLHLRGEGSANWFDWAGVFRALNIPQAPAPGQLRFDNYTLLIQAAIAGQGVAIGWRHLVDALLDQGLLCRPIAATAISGYGYYVVLPQRKRRVQIVQQFVDWLASEQAQNGDGLAGRPLPSIAV from the coding sequence ATGTTTGAATCCCTCGGTGATATGTCGCTCGACCTGCTGCGTGCGTTTGAAGCCGCCGCTCGATTGCGCAGTTTTACGGCTGCAGCGATTGAGTTGGGCACCACTCAGCCCGCCGTCAGCCAGCAGATCAAGCGTCTAGAAGAGCAATTGGCGACGCGTCTGTTCGATCGGATTTACCGGGGGATTGAGCTGACTGAAGCGGGTGAGGTGCTGTTCAGCCATGTGCAAGCCGGGCTGCAATCCATGGACGCCGGTTTAGTCGCTGTCACCGATCAGAACCAGCATGAGGTGCTGCAAGTCGCCACTGACTTCGCCTTTGCTGCGTATTGGCTGATGCCGCGCCTGCATCGGTTTCACAAGGCCAACCCGGATGTGGACGTCAGCCTGGTGACCAGCGAACGCAGCCACAGCATGCTGCGCGCCGATGTCGACGTGGCGGTATTGTTCGGCGACGGGCGTTTCAAGCAGGGCGAAAGCCGTTGGCTGTTCAGCGAAGAAGTGTTCCCGGTGTGCAGCCCGCAACTCCTGGCGGGCCGTGAACCGCCCTTGCCCGCCGACGTGCTGCGCGAATTTCCGCTGCTGCACCTGCGTGGCGAGGGCAGCGCTAACTGGTTTGATTGGGCGGGTGTGTTCAGGGCGCTCAACATTCCTCAGGCGCCTGCCCCCGGTCAACTGCGTTTCGACAATTACACCCTGCTGATCCAGGCCGCCATCGCAGGTCAGGGCGTGGCCATCGGCTGGCGGCACCTGGTCGACGCCCTCCTCGACCAAGGCCTGCTCTGCCGCCCCATCGCCGCCACCGCGATCTCGGGCTACGGCTATTACGTGGTCCTGCCGCAACGCAAACGCCGGGTGCAGATCGTTCAGCAGTTCGTTGACTGGCTGGCGAGTGAACAAGCGCAGAATGGGGATGGATTGGCGGGCAGGCCATTGCCGTCGATTGCGGTGTGA
- the limB gene encoding luciferase, which produces MKRLADVKISALDLVPVRHDKGPAESLRNSLDLAQHVEQLGYNRFWVAEHHNMDGIASSATSVLLGYLAGGTSTIRVGAGGVMLPNHAPLVIAEQFGTLASLYPDRIDLGLGRAPGSDQMTARALRRERSGSADDFPQDVAELMAYLGPRTPDQRVIAVPGSGTNVPIWLLGSSLFSAQLAGQRGLPYAFASHFAPRYMRDAIRVYREHFEPSAVLDKPYVMLGVPLVAADTDEQAEYQATSLYQRILSLMRGQTLMQRPPVKSMAGLWLPHEQAAVGDFLGLAMIGSKEKIRAKLDVLLEQTDADELIFTCDMYEHADRLRSYEILAEAAQA; this is translated from the coding sequence ATGAAACGTTTAGCTGATGTGAAGATTTCTGCCCTTGATCTGGTGCCCGTGCGCCACGATAAAGGCCCTGCCGAATCCCTGCGCAACTCGCTGGATCTGGCCCAACACGTTGAACAACTGGGCTACAACCGCTTCTGGGTTGCCGAGCACCACAACATGGATGGCATCGCCAGTTCGGCCACCTCCGTGCTGCTGGGCTATCTGGCAGGCGGCACCTCGACCATTCGTGTCGGCGCCGGCGGCGTCATGCTGCCCAACCACGCGCCATTGGTCATTGCCGAGCAGTTCGGCACTCTGGCCAGCCTGTATCCGGATCGAATTGATCTGGGCCTGGGCCGCGCGCCGGGTTCTGACCAGATGACCGCCAGGGCATTGCGTCGCGAGCGTTCGGGCAGTGCCGATGACTTCCCGCAAGACGTTGCCGAGCTGATGGCCTATCTGGGCCCTCGCACCCCTGATCAGCGCGTCATTGCCGTGCCGGGGTCGGGCACCAATGTGCCGATCTGGTTACTGGGCTCCAGCCTGTTCAGCGCGCAACTGGCGGGGCAACGCGGCCTGCCGTATGCGTTCGCTTCACACTTTGCGCCGCGTTACATGCGCGATGCCATCCGGGTTTACCGCGAGCACTTCGAGCCCTCAGCCGTGCTGGACAAACCCTACGTGATGTTGGGCGTGCCACTGGTGGCTGCCGATACCGACGAGCAGGCTGAATACCAGGCGACCTCGCTCTATCAGCGCATCCTGTCGTTGATGCGCGGCCAGACGCTAATGCAGCGCCCGCCGGTGAAGAGCATGGCAGGCCTGTGGTTGCCCCACGAGCAAGCCGCAGTCGGTGACTTCCTGGGTCTGGCGATGATAGGCAGCAAGGAAAAAATCCGCGCCAAGCTGGATGTATTGCTGGAACAGACTGACGCCGATGAGCTGATCTTCACCTGCGATATGTACGAGCACGCAGATCGCCTGCGCTCGTATGAGATCCTGGCCGAGGCAGCGCAGGCTTGA
- the opuAC_1 gene encoding substrate-binding region of ABC-type glycine betaine transport system gives MKTISRTLVIGVMALSSLAAQAAEQSCSTVKMADPGWSDIAATNAIAGFLLDGMGYKAKVDTLAVPIAYGGLKDGQMDVFLGNWMPAQQGFYDKFVATGDVTQLSKNLEGTEFTLAVPDYVYDAGVKDFADLNKFADKFKKKVYGIGSGAPANLSIQEIIKKNEFGLGDWKLVESSEQAMLAEVQRNVKRKEFVVFLGWTPHPMNVQIKGMHYLTGGEKYFGATGSVFTLTRKGYAEACPNVAKLLTNLTFTQDMENSIMADVTNNKVTNATAVKSWIKANPAVLDKWLDGVKTIDDKEALGAVKAKL, from the coding sequence ATGAAGACGATATCCAGAACACTGGTCATAGGTGTCATGGCGCTGAGCAGCCTTGCCGCTCAAGCTGCCGAGCAGAGCTGCAGCACGGTGAAAATGGCTGATCCGGGCTGGAGCGATATCGCCGCTACCAACGCTATCGCCGGGTTTCTGCTCGACGGCATGGGTTACAAGGCCAAGGTGGATACCCTGGCGGTGCCGATTGCCTACGGCGGGCTCAAGGACGGGCAGATGGATGTCTTTCTGGGTAACTGGATGCCTGCGCAGCAGGGTTTCTACGACAAGTTCGTCGCCACCGGCGATGTCACGCAGCTGTCCAAAAACCTGGAAGGCACTGAGTTCACGCTGGCGGTCCCGGATTATGTCTATGACGCGGGCGTGAAGGATTTCGCCGACCTGAACAAATTCGCCGACAAGTTCAAGAAAAAGGTCTACGGCATCGGCTCTGGCGCACCGGCGAACCTGTCGATTCAGGAAATCATCAAGAAAAACGAATTCGGTCTGGGCGACTGGAAGCTGGTCGAGTCCAGCGAACAAGCGATGCTGGCCGAAGTGCAGCGTAACGTTAAGCGCAAGGAATTCGTGGTGTTCCTGGGCTGGACCCCGCATCCGATGAACGTGCAGATCAAGGGCATGCATTACCTGACCGGTGGCGAGAAATACTTCGGCGCCACCGGCTCGGTCTTCACCCTGACGCGCAAAGGCTATGCCGAAGCCTGCCCGAACGTTGCCAAGTTGCTGACCAACCTGACGTTCACTCAGGACATGGAAAACAGCATCATGGCTGACGTGACGAACAACAAAGTCACCAACGCTACGGCCGTCAAAAGCTGGATCAAAGCCAACCCGGCGGTGCTCGACAAGTGGCTTGATGGCGTGAAAACCATCGATGACAAAGAGGCGCTGGGGGCGGTGAAGGCGAAGTTGTAA
- the ychM_1 gene encoding sulfate transporter/antisigma-factor antagonist STAS codes for MGWLNRHTFLPFLAWLPRQTRASVGRDALVGLSGAILALPQSIAYALIAGLPAEYGLYAAIVPVMIACLWGSSWHLICGPTAAIAVVLYASISPLAIPASQDYITLILLLTFIAGVFQLLLGMLRFGALVNFVSHSVVLGFTLGAAVVIALGQAPNLIGLDLPSQTTALKSLMAVLEHRGELDMPSLLLGLSTLGLGIALKWLVPRWPTLLITLIASSLLVWLWPAMFGHVRVVSAFVGHLPPLRPLPLDLELILKLLPSAVAVGMLGLVNSLSIARSLSTRSQQLVDANQEVRAQGVSNMVGSLFSGFLSAGSFTRSALSFEAGARSPMAGIFSALWVALFAVAGASLIAHIPIPAMAASILLICWGLVDRRGIRALFRVSRSEFLVMALTCVATLLLELQTAIYAGVLASLFFYLKRTSQPVVQQWRDGDEEILRVGGSIFFGASHYLQTRLQRTQGTHVVIESQHINFIDYSGVEMLHQEARRLGTQDRTLTLRGARPQVIEELRKLEGADKCPIRFED; via the coding sequence ATGGGTTGGCTCAATCGCCACACATTCCTGCCTTTCCTGGCCTGGCTCCCCCGTCAGACCCGCGCCAGTGTCGGCCGCGATGCATTGGTGGGCTTGAGCGGGGCGATTCTTGCGCTGCCGCAATCCATCGCCTACGCGCTGATCGCCGGTCTGCCGGCCGAATATGGTTTATACGCCGCCATCGTCCCGGTGATGATCGCTTGCCTGTGGGGCTCATCCTGGCACCTGATCTGCGGCCCGACGGCAGCCATCGCTGTGGTGCTTTACGCCAGCATCAGCCCGCTGGCCATACCTGCGAGTCAGGACTACATCACCCTGATTCTATTGCTGACCTTCATCGCCGGGGTGTTCCAGTTATTGCTGGGGATGCTGCGCTTTGGCGCGCTGGTGAATTTCGTTTCCCATTCCGTGGTGCTCGGCTTCACCTTGGGTGCAGCAGTGGTGATCGCCCTGGGGCAGGCCCCCAATCTGATCGGCCTCGACCTGCCAAGCCAGACCACCGCCCTGAAAAGCCTGATGGCGGTGCTGGAGCATCGCGGCGAACTGGACATGCCGTCGCTGCTCCTGGGGCTGTCGACCCTTGGGCTGGGCATAGCCTTGAAGTGGCTGGTACCGCGCTGGCCGACACTGCTCATTACCCTGATCGCCTCCAGCTTGCTGGTCTGGTTATGGCCAGCGATGTTCGGCCACGTGCGAGTGGTCAGTGCCTTTGTCGGGCATCTGCCGCCGCTGAGGCCGCTGCCGCTGGACCTTGAACTGATCCTCAAACTGCTGCCGAGCGCTGTCGCGGTGGGCATGCTCGGGCTGGTCAACAGCCTGTCGATCGCCCGCTCGCTGTCGACCCGCTCGCAACAACTGGTCGACGCCAATCAGGAAGTGCGCGCCCAGGGTGTGTCGAACATGGTCGGCAGCCTGTTTTCCGGTTTCCTGTCGGCCGGCTCATTCACTCGATCCGCGCTAAGTTTCGAAGCGGGTGCGCGCTCGCCAATGGCGGGGATTTTCTCCGCGCTGTGGGTGGCGCTGTTCGCCGTGGCAGGCGCGTCGTTGATTGCGCACATCCCGATCCCGGCGATGGCCGCGTCCATTTTGCTGATCTGCTGGGGGCTGGTGGATCGGCGCGGTATTCGTGCGTTGTTCAGGGTCAGCCGGTCGGAGTTTCTGGTCATGGCCCTGACGTGCGTCGCGACGCTGCTGCTTGAGTTGCAAACGGCCATTTACGCGGGGGTGCTGGCGTCGCTGTTCTTCTACCTCAAGCGCACCTCACAACCCGTGGTGCAGCAGTGGCGCGACGGCGACGAAGAAATTCTCAGGGTGGGTGGCTCGATCTTTTTCGGCGCCAGCCACTATTTGCAGACCCGCTTGCAGCGCACTCAGGGCACGCACGTGGTCATTGAATCGCAGCACATCAACTTCATTGATTACTCAGGCGTCGAGATGCTTCACCAGGAAGCCCGACGCCTGGGGACTCAAGACCGGACCCTGACCTTGCGCGGGGCAAGGCCGCAAGTCATTGAGGAACTGCGCAAGCTGGAAGGGGCGGACAAGTGCCCCATCCGGTTTGAAGACTAA
- the betC gene encoding sulfatase, with translation MKRKNILFIMADQMAAPMLPFYASSPVKMPNLSRLAAEGVVFDAAYCNSPLCAPSRFTLVSGQLPSKIGAYDNAAEFPADIPTYAHYLRRLGYKTALSGKMHFCGPDQLHGYEERLTSDIYPADYGWAVNWDAPDVRPTWYHNMASVLQAGPCVRTNQLDFDEEVVFKAQQYLFDHIRNEGEQPFCLTVSMTHPHDPYTIPKPFWDLYSDDDIPMPEYQPDQADQDPHSQRLMKVYDLWDKPLPEDKIRDARRAYFGACSYIDSNVGKLMQTLEDCGLAEDTIVVFSGDHGDMLGERGLWYKMHWFEMSARVPLLVYAPGQFKASRVGAAVSTADLLPTFVAMAEGELNEGLPLDGRSLLPHLLGEAGHDEVFGEYMAEGTNSPLMMIRRGAYKFIYSEQDPCLLFDVHNDPKEREELSQSADHQQLFADFLAEARAKWDIPAIHHQVLASQRRRRFVAESLALGKLKSWDHQPLVDASQQYMRNHIDLDDLERKARYPQP, from the coding sequence ATGAAGCGCAAAAACATACTTTTTATCATGGCCGATCAAATGGCCGCGCCGATGTTGCCGTTCTACGCTTCGTCTCCCGTCAAGATGCCTAATTTGAGCCGCCTCGCTGCCGAAGGCGTGGTGTTTGATGCCGCGTATTGCAACAGCCCGCTGTGTGCGCCGTCGCGTTTCACGCTGGTGAGCGGCCAGTTGCCGAGCAAGATCGGCGCTTATGACAACGCCGCTGAATTCCCCGCTGACATTCCGACCTACGCGCATTACCTGCGCCGTCTGGGCTACAAGACCGCACTGTCCGGCAAGATGCACTTCTGCGGCCCGGATCAGTTGCATGGCTATGAAGAACGCCTGACCAGCGATATCTACCCCGCCGACTATGGTTGGGCCGTGAACTGGGATGCGCCGGATGTGCGCCCCACCTGGTACCACAACATGGCGTCGGTGCTGCAGGCTGGTCCCTGCGTGCGCACCAACCAGCTGGACTTCGATGAGGAGGTGGTCTTCAAGGCCCAGCAGTATCTGTTCGATCACATTCGTAACGAGGGCGAACAACCGTTCTGCCTAACCGTCTCCATGACACACCCGCATGATCCGTACACCATCCCCAAACCGTTCTGGGACCTGTACAGCGATGACGACATCCCGATGCCGGAATACCAGCCGGATCAGGCCGATCAGGATCCGCATTCCCAGCGCCTGATGAAGGTCTATGATCTGTGGGACAAGCCGCTGCCCGAAGACAAAATCCGTGATGCTCGCCGTGCCTATTTCGGCGCGTGCAGCTACATCGACAGTAACGTTGGCAAGCTGATGCAAACCCTCGAGGACTGCGGCCTGGCCGAAGACACCATCGTGGTGTTCTCGGGTGACCACGGCGACATGCTGGGCGAGCGAGGCCTCTGGTACAAAATGCACTGGTTCGAGATGTCCGCGCGGGTGCCGTTGCTGGTGTATGCGCCAGGTCAGTTCAAGGCCAGCCGCGTGGGCGCAGCGGTTTCAACTGCAGATTTGCTGCCCACCTTCGTGGCCATGGCCGAAGGCGAGCTCAATGAAGGCTTACCGCTGGATGGACGCTCGTTGCTGCCGCATCTGCTGGGCGAGGCGGGGCATGATGAAGTGTTTGGCGAGTACATGGCCGAAGGCACCAACAGCCCGCTGATGATGATCCGGCGCGGCGCGTACAAATTCATTTATTCGGAGCAGGACCCGTGCCTGCTGTTCGATGTGCACAACGATCCAAAGGAGCGCGAGGAGTTGAGCCAGTCGGCCGACCACCAGCAGCTGTTCGCGGATTTTCTGGCTGAAGCACGGGCCAAATGGGATATACCGGCGATACACCACCAGGTGCTCGCCAGCCAGCGTCGGCGGCGTTTTGTCGCTGAATCGCTGGCACTCGGCAAGCTGAAGAGTTGGGATCACCAGCCGCTGGTAGACGCCAGTCAGCAGTACATGCGCAACCATATCGATTTGGACGATCTGGAGCGCAAGGCACGTTATCCACAACCTTGA
- the trpA gene encoding tryptophan synthase subunit alpha, giving the protein MSRLEQRFAQLKTEGRAALVTFVTAGDPGYDTSLKVLKGLPAAGADVIELGMPFTDPMADGVAIQLATLRALDAGQTLQKTLQMVSEFRVEDTTTPIVLMGYYNPIHRYGVEKFVAAASEAGVDGLIIVDLPPEHDAELATPAQASGIDFIRLTTPTTDDARLPRVLERSSGFVYYVSVAGVTGAGSATMEHVEGAIARLHRHTTLPICVGFGIRTPEQAAAIARLADGVVVGSALVDKIANAASPEQAVDDVLSLCAALAKGVRSARIG; this is encoded by the coding sequence ATGAGCCGTCTCGAACAACGTTTCGCCCAGCTGAAAACCGAAGGCCGCGCTGCGCTGGTGACCTTCGTTACTGCTGGCGACCCTGGTTACGACACCTCGCTGAAAGTCCTCAAAGGCTTGCCAGCCGCCGGTGCCGATGTGATCGAACTGGGCATGCCGTTCACCGACCCAATGGCCGACGGCGTAGCGATTCAGCTGGCAACGTTGCGTGCACTGGATGCGGGTCAGACGCTGCAGAAAACCCTGCAGATGGTCAGCGAGTTCCGCGTCGAAGACACGACCACGCCTATCGTGCTGATGGGTTATTACAACCCGATTCACCGCTATGGCGTCGAGAAGTTCGTGGCTGCAGCCAGTGAAGCCGGTGTCGACGGTTTGATCATCGTCGACCTGCCACCTGAGCATGATGCCGAGCTGGCAACACCGGCTCAGGCTTCGGGTATCGACTTCATCCGCCTGACCACGCCAACCACCGACGATGCGCGTCTGCCGCGTGTGCTGGAGCGCAGCTCCGGTTTCGTTTACTACGTGTCGGTTGCCGGTGTAACCGGTGCAGGTTCGGCGACGATGGAGCACGTTGAGGGTGCAATCGCGCGTTTGCATCGCCATACCACCCTGCCGATCTGTGTGGGCTTTGGTATCCGTACGCCAGAGCAGGCCGCTGCCATTGCCCGCCTGGCAGATGGCGTTGTCGTCGGTTCGGCTCTGGTGGACAAAATCGCCAACGCCGCTTCACCGGAGCAGGCCGTCGATGACGTGCTGAGCCTGTGTGCAGCCCTCGCCAAAGGCGTGCGAAGCGCCCGGATCGGTTGA
- the trpB gene encoding tryptophan synthase subunit beta, which translates to MTQSNYSSGPDANGLFGSFGGRYVAETLMPLVLDLNREYEAAKADPEFVEQLAYFQRDYIGRPNPLYFAERLTEFCGGAKIYFKREELNHTGAHKINNCIGQVLLAKRMGKKRLIAETGAGMHGVATATVAARFGLPCVIYMGATDIERQQANVFRMKLLGAEIIPVTSGTGTLKDAMNEALRDWVTNVDDTFYLIGTVAGPHPYPAMVRDFQSIIGKETKAQLQEKEGRLPDSLIACVGGGSNAMGLFHPFLDDSSVEIIGVEAGGHGVDTDKHAASLNGGVPGVLHGNRTYLLQDQDGQITDAHSISAGLDYPGIGPEHAFLHEVKRVEYVSITDEEALEAFHHCCLLEGIIPALETAHALAEAMKRATNLRDDHLMVVCLSGRGDKDMQTVMNHMAAAEQNQEQLV; encoded by the coding sequence ATGACCCAGTCCAATTACAGCAGCGGCCCAGACGCCAATGGCCTGTTCGGCTCATTCGGCGGCCGCTATGTTGCCGAAACCCTGATGCCACTGGTTCTCGATTTGAACCGCGAGTACGAAGCGGCCAAAGCCGACCCGGAATTCGTCGAGCAGCTCGCCTACTTTCAGCGCGACTACATCGGCCGGCCGAACCCTCTCTATTTCGCAGAACGCCTGACCGAGTTCTGCGGCGGCGCGAAAATCTACTTCAAGCGCGAAGAACTGAATCACACCGGCGCGCACAAGATCAACAACTGCATCGGCCAGGTATTGCTCGCCAAACGCATGGGCAAAAAGCGCCTGATCGCTGAAACCGGTGCGGGTATGCACGGCGTTGCAACCGCCACCGTTGCCGCCCGTTTCGGTCTGCCTTGCGTGATCTACATGGGCGCCACAGACATCGAGCGCCAGCAAGCCAACGTATTCCGCATGAAGCTGCTGGGCGCTGAAATCATTCCGGTCACCTCCGGCACCGGCACCCTGAAAGACGCCATGAACGAAGCCCTGCGTGACTGGGTGACCAACGTTGATGACACCTTCTACCTGATCGGCACCGTGGCTGGCCCGCACCCATATCCGGCGATGGTTCGCGATTTCCAATCAATCATCGGCAAGGAAACCAAAGCCCAGTTGCAAGAGAAGGAAGGCCGTCTGCCAGACAGCCTGATCGCTTGCGTCGGCGGCGGTTCCAACGCCATGGGCCTGTTCCATCCGTTCCTGGATGACAGCAGCGTTGAAATCATCGGCGTCGAAGCCGGTGGCCATGGCGTCGACACCGACAAGCATGCCGCCAGCCTCAATGGCGGAGTGCCGGGTGTGTTGCACGGCAACCGCACTTACCTGCTGCAGGATCAAGACGGTCAGATCACTGACGCTCACTCGATTTCCGCCGGTCTGGACTACCCAGGCATTGGCCCGGAGCACGCCTTCCTGCACGAAGTGAAGCGCGTCGAGTACGTCAGCATCACCGACGAAGAAGCCCTGGAAGCTTTCCACCACTGCTGCCTGCTCGAAGGCATCATCCCGGCACTGGAAACCGCTCACGCCCTGGCCGAAGCCATGAAGCGCGCCACCAACCTGCGCGACGATCACCTGATGGTGGTCTGCCTCTCCGGTCGTGGTGACAAAGACATGCAAACGGTCATGAATCACATGGCCGCCGCCGAACAGAATCAGGAGCAGCTGGTATGA